In a single window of the Mesorhizobium shangrilense genome:
- a CDS encoding adenosine kinase, giving the protein MSEYDVLCIGNAIVDIIAQCDDAFLVENRIIKGAMNLIDAERAELLYSRMGPAIEASGGSAGNTAAGIASFGGRAAFFGKVSSDHLGGIYRHDITAQGVAFDTKPLAGSPPTARSMIFVTPDGERSMNTYLGACIELGPEDVEAGKAAGAKVTYFEGYLWDPPRAKEAIRLTAEHAHAAGREVSMTLSDSFCVDRYRDEFLDLMRSGTVDIVFANESELKSLYQTSSFEKGLDLIRKDCRLAAVTRSERGSVIVRGDETIQVEAIEIDRLVDTTGAGDLYAAGFLFGYTTGRSLADCGKLGSLAAGLVIQQIGPRPRQSLQAAAQEIGLL; this is encoded by the coding sequence ATGAGCGAATACGATGTGCTGTGTATCGGCAACGCCATTGTCGACATCATCGCGCAGTGCGACGACGCCTTCCTCGTCGAGAACCGCATCATCAAGGGGGCGATGAACCTCATCGACGCAGAACGCGCCGAACTTCTCTACAGCCGCATGGGACCGGCGATCGAGGCTTCGGGCGGGAGCGCCGGCAACACGGCGGCGGGCATTGCGAGTTTCGGAGGGCGGGCCGCCTTCTTCGGCAAGGTCTCGTCTGATCATCTGGGCGGGATCTACCGCCACGACATCACCGCGCAGGGCGTGGCGTTCGACACCAAGCCGCTGGCGGGATCGCCGCCCACCGCACGCTCGATGATCTTCGTGACGCCGGACGGCGAGCGCTCGATGAACACCTATCTCGGCGCCTGTATCGAGCTTGGCCCAGAGGATGTCGAGGCCGGCAAGGCGGCCGGAGCCAAGGTCACCTATTTCGAAGGCTATCTGTGGGATCCGCCGCGGGCTAAGGAAGCGATCCGTCTGACCGCCGAGCACGCCCATGCCGCCGGCCGCGAAGTGTCGATGACGCTCTCGGACTCCTTTTGCGTCGACCGGTACCGCGACGAGTTCCTGGACCTGATGCGGTCGGGCACGGTGGACATCGTATTCGCCAACGAGAGCGAGCTGAAGTCGCTCTATCAGACGTCCTCGTTCGAAAAGGGCCTGGACTTGATCCGCAAGGATTGCCGGCTGGCCGCGGTGACGCGGTCGGAGCGCGGATCGGTCATCGTGCGCGGCGACGAGACGATCCAGGTGGAAGCGATCGAGATCGACCGCCTTGTCGACACCACGGGGGCAGGCGACCTCTACGCGGCCGGCTTCCTGTTCGGCTACACCACGGGGCGGTCGCTGGCGGATTGCGGCAAGCTCGGATCGCTCGCCGCGGGGCTGGTGATCCAGCAGATCGGGCCGCGCCCCCGGCAGAGCCTCCAGGCCGCCGCGCAGGAAATCGGGCTCCTGTAA
- a CDS encoding YdeI/OmpD-associated family protein, with the protein MALKRDLNPMPEDVRAALVKRNLVEAYEARPDYQRNDYLGWIIGAKREETRARRLRQMLDELAKGGVYMNMAWKG; encoded by the coding sequence ATGGCGCTGAAGCGTGACCTCAACCCGATGCCGGAAGACGTGCGTGCGGCGCTCGTCAAACGGAACCTGGTGGAGGCCTACGAGGCGCGGCCAGACTATCAGCGCAACGACTATCTGGGCTGGATCATCGGCGCGAAGCGCGAAGAGACGCGAGCCAGGAGGCTGCGGCAGATGCTCGACGAACTCGCCAAGGGAGGCGTCTATATGAACATGGCCTGGAAGGGCTAG
- a CDS encoding bifunctional helix-turn-helix domain-containing protein/methylated-DNA--[protein]-cysteine S-methyltransferase: MNAHMPMKASIALDTDITPDGTDYEVVRKVIEKISLDYRDQPSLETLAEAVGDTPNGLQKLFTRWAGLTPKSFLQAVTLDHARRLLDEGMSVLDATYEVGMSGPGRLHDLFVTHEAMSPGDYKSRGAGLTIRYGFHLSPFGVALIMVTDRGLAGLSFNDAGDERAAFADMSGRWPNAAYVEDMSATAPYAARIFDPAKWRSDQPLRVVMIGTDFQLRVWEALLRIPMGKACTYSAIAQSIGTPAASRAVGAAVGANPLSFVVPCHRALGKSGALTGYHWGLTRKRAILGWEAGQISAAS, translated from the coding sequence ATGAACGCACACATGCCGATGAAAGCCTCGATCGCCCTCGACACCGACATCACCCCGGACGGGACCGACTATGAGGTCGTGCGCAAGGTCATCGAGAAGATCAGCCTCGACTATCGCGACCAGCCGTCACTAGAAACGCTGGCGGAAGCCGTCGGCGACACCCCGAACGGGCTGCAAAAGCTGTTCACGCGCTGGGCGGGGTTGACGCCCAAGAGCTTTCTGCAGGCCGTGACGCTCGATCACGCCCGCAGATTGCTGGACGAAGGCATGTCGGTGCTCGATGCGACCTACGAGGTCGGTATGTCGGGACCCGGCCGCCTGCACGACCTCTTCGTGACACACGAAGCAATGTCGCCCGGCGACTACAAGTCGCGCGGCGCGGGCCTGACCATCCGGTACGGCTTCCATCTGTCGCCCTTCGGTGTCGCGCTGATCATGGTCACCGACCGCGGGCTCGCCGGCCTGTCTTTCAACGACGCCGGCGACGAGCGCGCCGCCTTCGCCGACATGTCGGGCCGCTGGCCGAACGCCGCCTATGTTGAGGACATGTCGGCAACCGCGCCCTATGCGGCGCGGATCTTCGATCCCGCGAAATGGCGATCCGACCAGCCGCTGCGCGTCGTCATGATCGGCACCGACTTCCAGCTGCGCGTGTGGGAGGCGCTGTTGCGCATCCCGATGGGCAAGGCGTGCACCTATTCGGCCATTGCGCAGAGCATCGGCACGCCGGCCGCCAGTCGTGCGGTGGGCGCTGCGGTCGGCGCAAACCCGCTCTCCTTCGTGGTGCCCTGCCACCGCGCGCTTGGAAAATCCGGGGCGCTGACCGGTTACCACTGGGGCCTGACCCGCAAGCGGGCGATCCTAGGCTGGGAGGCCGGCCAAATCTCCGCCGCCTCCTGA
- a CDS encoding DUF2244 domain-containing protein, producing MSETNTAYAADEPFFRALLTPHRSLGRTGFLVLMGAVTFCWIVTGAFFLAHGAWPVFGFFGLDVVLLYVAFRLNYRAARAREEVSVSRTSLDIRKTAPSGKWEAHHFNPFWAKFAVARRTDIGITAMAVEGQGQSVLIGSFLNPDDRESFAKAFSQALATARR from the coding sequence ATGAGCGAGACAAACACCGCTTACGCCGCCGACGAACCGTTCTTCCGGGCGCTGCTCACGCCGCATCGGTCGCTCGGCCGCACCGGTTTCCTGGTGCTGATGGGCGCGGTCACCTTCTGCTGGATCGTCACCGGCGCCTTCTTCCTCGCCCATGGCGCCTGGCCGGTGTTCGGCTTCTTCGGGCTGGACGTGGTGCTGCTCTACGTGGCGTTCAGGCTGAACTACCGCGCGGCCCGCGCCCGTGAAGAAGTGTCGGTGTCGCGCACGTCGCTCGACATCCGCAAGACGGCCCCTTCCGGCAAGTGGGAAGCGCACCATTTCAACCCGTTCTGGGCGAAGTTCGCCGTCGCGCGCCGCACCGACATCGGCATCACCGCGATGGCAGTGGAAGGCCAGGGCCAGAGCGTGCTGATCGGAAGCTTCCTCAATCCGGACGACCGCGAGAGTTTTGCCAAGGCATTTTCGCAGGCGCTGGCGACAGCCAGACGCTAG
- a CDS encoding sulfate transporter family protein — protein sequence MILDAALASLRKLFTPEFRWVFLKTLGLTLLALIALWFGLREVFEWLALPWLVAFSPEVPDWAAWLGPIAAIAAGMVLAFGLALLIAPISALVAGLFLDDIAEVVERTDYPQDPPGRAVPAMRALVLSLKFLGVVILGNLIALALLLVPGVNIAAFFLVNGYLLGREFFEFAAMRHMSEADAKALRQDNAGTVFVAGLVVAAFLAIPLLNLLTPLFAAAMMVHLNKAVSARGALAPSVRR from the coding sequence ATGATACTCGACGCCGCGCTCGCCTCGCTCCGCAAGCTGTTCACGCCAGAGTTCCGCTGGGTCTTCCTGAAGACTCTGGGCCTGACGCTGCTCGCGCTCATTGCGCTCTGGTTCGGCCTGCGGGAAGTATTCGAGTGGCTTGCGCTGCCGTGGCTGGTGGCGTTCTCGCCCGAGGTTCCCGACTGGGCCGCGTGGCTCGGTCCGATTGCCGCCATAGCCGCGGGCATGGTGCTGGCCTTCGGCCTGGCGCTGCTGATCGCCCCGATTAGCGCGCTCGTCGCCGGCCTATTCCTCGACGACATCGCCGAAGTGGTGGAGCGCACCGACTATCCGCAGGATCCGCCGGGCCGCGCCGTTCCCGCGATGCGCGCCCTCGTGCTTTCGCTGAAATTCCTCGGAGTGGTGATCCTCGGCAACCTGATCGCGCTGGCGCTGCTGCTGGTGCCCGGCGTCAACATCGCCGCCTTCTTTCTCGTCAACGGCTACTTGCTCGGGCGCGAATTCTTCGAGTTCGCCGCAATGCGCCACATGAGCGAGGCGGACGCGAAGGCGCTGCGCCAGGACAATGCCGGCACTGTCTTCGTCGCCGGACTGGTCGTCGCGGCCTTCCTCGCCATCCCCTTGCTGAACCTGCTCACGCCGCTCTTCGCCGCGGCGATGATGGTGCATCTCAACAAGGCCGTGTCGGCGCGAGGCGCGCTCGCACCCAGCGTGCGGCGCTAG
- the nth gene encoding endonuclease III, giving the protein MLKPKSQKVAAPARTVRSPKARRPKSRYTPAEVHEIFRRFSVQRPEPKGELEHVNAFTLLVAVALSAQATDVGVNKATRALFKIADTPEKMVALGEARLGEYIRTIGLWRNKAKNVIALSEALIRDHGGEVPDSRDELVKLPGVGRKTANVVLNMAFGQPTMAVDTHILRIGNRLGLAPGKTPDEVEAELVRIIPDEYLRHAHHWLILHGRYVCKARKPECQFCVIADICKAAVKTNEIPAPLVPLEPLESAAAS; this is encoded by the coding sequence ATGCTGAAGCCCAAGTCACAAAAAGTAGCAGCCCCGGCCAGGACGGTGAGAAGCCCGAAGGCGCGTCGGCCCAAGAGCCGCTACACGCCTGCCGAAGTCCACGAGATCTTTCGGCGTTTCTCCGTGCAGCGGCCGGAGCCGAAGGGCGAACTGGAACATGTGAACGCCTTCACCCTGCTGGTCGCGGTCGCGCTCTCGGCGCAGGCGACGGATGTGGGGGTCAACAAGGCGACGCGCGCCCTGTTCAAGATCGCCGATACGCCTGAAAAAATGGTCGCCCTGGGCGAGGCTCGGCTCGGCGAATACATCCGGACCATCGGACTGTGGCGGAACAAGGCCAAGAATGTCATCGCCCTGTCGGAAGCGCTGATCCGGGACCATGGCGGCGAGGTGCCCGACAGCCGCGACGAACTGGTCAAGCTGCCGGGCGTGGGCCGTAAGACCGCGAACGTCGTCCTCAACATGGCGTTCGGCCAGCCCACCATGGCGGTCGACACCCATATCCTTCGCATCGGCAACCGGCTCGGGCTCGCGCCGGGCAAAACGCCGGACGAAGTGGAGGCCGAACTCGTCCGCATCATCCCGGACGAGTACCTGCGCCATGCCCATCACTGGCTGATCCTGCACGGGCGTTATGTCTGCAAGGCTCGCAAGCCCGAATGCCAGTTCTGCGTGATCGCCGACATCTGCAAGGCGGCGGTGAAGACAAACGAGATCCCGGCGCCGCTGGTGCCTCTCGAACCCCTCGAATCAGCCGCAGCGTCCTAG